AGTGATAGTTATTCAATTACCGATAGCTAATAATATTATCGTTAAtgatagctgatagctgatgatagctgaTTTATATTAGTGTTTGGTAAAACTATATTTAGCTGTTACTAtttatatgtgaaatgactaataagagtatatattatataatttattttattattgaaataaatataaaattataaatttattatattatattatttattttattattaaattaaatatataattattaaattaatatattatatcatttattatattattgaaataaatatataattattaatctattatattttacaatttattttattattaaaataagaaaataattaaaattttttaacaaataattaaataactttaaaaatatagataaaataataaaataattattattgctgataaagaaaaaacttataattaattttaagtttgtagatataaataaatattttatattttatattattaataaaaaaaatattttaataaaattaaaatgcattaattaaaatattaaaattacaaatgaaaaagataaaattgttaatcatattaatttttgaggtaaataaaaaaggataatatggtcaaaataaataataaaatcaaattaactaTCAGCTGATGAAAAATAACTTTAAGGGAGTGTTTAgtttacctgttgggtgcagctgatagTTGATGGGCACCTAAACAGGTAAATTATAATGTTTGGCAAGCTTAAAAAAATACAGCTaatagctgatgggcaactgatatgatacccatcagctgcagtttgtatcagctctatttttagagctgtttctcatcagctgatatctgatttggttttattttttattttgaccatattatcatttttatttaacttgaaaattaatattattaatgtttttattttttatttgtaattttaacattttaattaacgtattttaactttgttaaaatatttttttattaataacataaaatataaaatatttatttatatctaaaaacttaaaatttattataaatttttctattaacaataataattatttattattttaactatatttttaaaattatttaattatcttaaacaataattatttttttatttcaataataaaataaatgatataatataatagattaataattatatatttatttaaataatataatatattaatttaataattatatatttaatttaataataaaataaataatataatgtaataaatttataattttatatttatttaaaaattaagtaaattatatgatatatacccttattagtcatttcacatatcaacagtaacagctaaatataattttaccaaacacttaacataaaacagctatcatcagctatcagttatcgGCTATCAGCtaataataacagttatcagttatattcaacagttaaaccaaacaggccctaaatatagagctgatacaaactgcaacTGATGGGTACCATATCAGTTATCTATCAGCTatcagttttattttttaaagctTACCAAACACTCTAGTTTACCTGTTTGACTATCTATTAGCTATCAGCTATCAACTGTATTCAACAGGTGAACCAAACACCCTCCTCCCCCCTTAGATTCTTAAAACCAATCCCCCCTCCCCCCAAGTCAACTCACCCTAATTCATCCAATCGATATTTGACTTATCAATTGGATCCCTCCACCAGAATTTTGAAATAAGCTGATGAAATTCATGAATTATGccctttggaagcttgaaagtccCTAATGATCTATTCCGAATGATCTGTTGATCTACAGCGCTTTGAAATTTGAATGAACTATTTCACTGGCTATTCTAGCAAAAAGGGCCTTTAAAAAGTGTTCAAAGTCCAGCAGCTTGCTATTACCTGCCCCAACCAATTATAACCTTTTTTTCACAAACGCAAAAACTAGTCTCACCCTCAGGATTTCTCAGTTTCACTCCGTAGGAGTTCTACTTTCGCCTTTGGATTGAAATTGAAAGATTGAAAAAGTAAATTTTTTAAAGAATATTATTTTTgacattattttaaaaataatttaaaatataaaaaattatttaactgCTTTAGAttctattattaaaatatataaaattcaattttaaattaatttttaatattttttaactaacatatttaaaaattcaaaaaaaaaaacatatttaagaaaatattttctcaACCTATGTCGAAACAGTAATTTATTTGACTACTTTAgagtttattattaaaatatatataaatttgaaaataCCGTCCTataaatgttgttgaaaataaattatttagcagtttttatgattaaaacataaatttaattttaaatactgTCCAATGAATATATttaagaatattaaaaaaattaagaaaaaatatttttaaataatacatTTAACAATAATGTTAAATAGATGATAATTATTTTAAGCAGTAGATATTAATAAGCAGAAGTGAAGGCATTGTTGGCTCATCAGTCATCACAATTTCAAGTACTTGTCATTTGTAATACAGATTACAGAGTGACCTCAAATGCTAATTAATCAAGCAAGGGGTAGGTTGAAAGATCCGATCCAGCTCCACTGTGAAGATTAGGATGGTTGGATTGCAATCGTAAAACAAAGATGCTGCGAGGATCTTCATTTTCGAATCCAAATACTGAACCATTATCAACTAATCCATAGTGTGGATCTTCATGATCTCTTGCTTCCTTTAcccaaattaaagaaaaaaaaaaccatcaTATATATAGGAGCAAGAAACAAATATAGATGAATTTCAaggtgtgcatatatatatatatatatatatacttgaaTCTTACAAGTTCATGCAGAAGATTTCGATATCTTTCTTCTGCATTCCTCAGCTGCAACAAGAAGAAGAGATTAAACGAAATTGTACATCTCATGATGGAGTATCTGAATTTTTCCCTCAAAGAAAAAAAACGAAGTTACCTTTTTATTCCAGGTTACTATCTGATTAGCGATCACCCGATTCTATTAATTCCACATTAGCAAAAGAAGGATTTTGTTAGCTACATGCAATTTATTTTAACCATGTTGGTACAGAAAAGAGTGTAATTGAGTGAGTGAGATCTGCAGCAACATATAGGCAAGCTGCATTGACAATTGATTTAACACATGAAAATGAGATATGAACTTCAACatataaaatcaatattttaataagcgggttattatttttaaaaaaatttggtTTAGTATAAAAAAATCATGTTTATAAGATTTCAAAATGTAATCATTGTATGCACAATGGTTATATTATGATCATTAATCATGGTAGATCTCATGAGAATATACATGTTTTGATCACACTAAATAAATTCTCAAAAACTAGAGACTAATCTCTATCGATATTCATTCTACACCAAAAGGTTCCAAACCATCTTTTTCCCCTTGAATATCACAAGGAGAACAAAAAAGGTGATAATAGCATGAGCCCTATATGatttcccatttcaattagaATGCAGCGATAGCAAGATTCCATTATCTTATGAAGCTAAATACCGAAGAATGTCTATGGTGTAAACAAAAGAAGAGAATAATAAGCAAAGGACAAATGACGAACCTTGCGCTCACGGATAAGGTTCAAAGCAGTATCCATATCTTGCTCAAGACCTCGCAAGTTCTCAAAACTTAGATCATTCAAGCATTCACCCATCCTTTGCCTTACCATcaaattaatattccataatgtatcaacacaaattaaatttaaaatacccACATAGACTTAACATCACTTGCACTGTAAGAAAAGTGATTACCTTATCTCCCTTCGCAAATTCCCGTTCACCTCTTTTAGCCTCTTCAAGGTCTCGTTCATTTTCTGCATCCACAATTATCCCATCATCAGTTACCCAAAAAACGGAGACCTATTGCTCATAGTCGCTAACTAGAGATCAGAGAGACGAGTTAGACCTCATACTGCGAGCTCCAGATGTCGACCCCAAGCGTCTTCTGGTACTGATCGAACATCTGCTTCGTTCTTCAGCGAAACAAAAATTTCCACGAAACATAAATAAAGGGTAGTATTTCATTACAAGAATGAATGAGGGTTTCACAGAGAGAGAGACTTACGATGTGGAAGGACTAACGTATTCGTGGAGCTTGCCAGTGCTAGAAAACATGATAATGGAAACCTTGGCATCACAGAGAACAGTGAGCTCATTAGCCTTCTTGAAGAGACCATTTCGTCTCTTAGAGTAGGTGACCTGCCGATTGGTAGAGTTCTCAATCCTCTTGATCTGGATTTTCCCTCTAGCCATACCCATAATCTCTCTCCCTTGTTTCTATCTCTCTTCAAAGTTCAAACTCCTCAAGAATTGCGGATACTTTTGCCTCTCTCTCTCTTACAGAAAGAACAAGAactcaacaagaagaaaggtttaaTAGGTCTACTTTTGCCTTAAACGGAAAGGCAAAGCCAAATTGGTGAAAGTTTCCTCAAGTGATTGATAAAACTTACACTGGTGTTTGATGGGAACCGAATTTCGATGTAGGGAATCATTACTTTTTTCCTTGGTCCTTCCAGTTGCTGAGCCTTCGTTTCCCGTTTTTATATTTTTGACTGACTGGAGTACGCTATGTAGGGTTTTGATAATTTGGCTTCAACAGGTTAGGAACAGCAGGTGGACGGAAACGGAGAGCTATGAAGTATGTTCGTTGCCTTTTTTACAAAACCTTCCAATAGGGTTCCTAGTTTCAACCTCGTCACAGTAACTTTGCAACAGTAATGTATCTAGACTTAGTCAATCATGTATCAAGATAAAATTACTGCAAAATCAATGCATTTAATAGGGGAGTTTTATCATTTATCTTATATCTTGAGTCTACATTCACCTAAGGACACTtacatataatataaaatataattttaaaataataagttAATTCAATtagtaaatataatttttttttatcaattaatatttaattctttggagagtattattattattattattattattattattattattattattattattatacattaGATTGATGTAAGGAAGTGTATTCTTAAAATTGCTCAAATATGAGATTCATAActaataatgaaaataatatgtGATATTCTAAATAAAATACGAAATATACTAATGTATATATAATCAATTAAtgattattttttgaaaatattacATAAACAATAAGCGTAATTAAACTGAGCTCACAATGGAtaacaataaattattttttaattagcatattctttttatttaaatgtgattcattACGGATTAAATATATAaagtttattaatatatattttgttTTTTGATTCATGACACAAGTAATGGTGCGAGGTAACTTCAAATCAACTCGCCAACTTTGGCCTCCTGAAAAAGTAACATATTTTTAAAGTTTAGTCAAGTCAATACTCAATATGGGGATTCCATCTGTGGCTCTACAAAGCTCGTACTATAATTTCTCATTTGGCTACATTAGCTCCCATTCCCGATAGAAGGAAACTTTCGCAGATTCTCAGAGAAAGACATAGCTATACATGATGCTTTATTGTAATATCCAGTGGTTTGTTTACTGAACACAGAAAATACTAATAGGGATCATACATTTATAGGTGGAGGAGGTCTGAGTGATTTTGGCTTCAAGGCTAATAATACCTGTTTGAAGATATTAACGTTGTTGAGCCCCCAAAGTAATGTCATTTCGTCAATCATACGTCAAATCATGGTTTACATCGCTAACCCTCATTCTATCATCTCCATCCAAACAATACAATCAAATCCTTTTCCTATGTGAATGTGATCCACAGAAACGAGATAATATTCTGAGAGAAAGCTTTCATGAGTTTATTAGAATTTGGTCTTACTCAAGCCTGTGTTCTTTGGGATGTTGATATTGTAGAGATTGAAGTGCTCAAAGAGAAAGTCAAGTGAAGCTTGTTCTTTCACCAGTGAGGAACGTGAAGGAAGCACAGATGATGGAGAGGCACTGGGACAATGGGATAATGATTTTTCTATGTTGATTCTCTCTTCCTTTTACCGTTTTTCTCTCTAAAAACTAGGTAAGAGAAATTCTATTAGAAATtgtttagaaaattttgtaaattcGTGTTTGTtgatttttatttgttaatttaatttgtggCATTGTGCTTGTTGAATTATAGAGAGTGAAATTTTATTACTTTGCACAAAGGAAAAAGTTTTGAGGATTTGCTAAGAACTTATGTTTAGAGTCTCTCTTCGAGCTCATTATCATCATCAAGGTCTACAAGCTCGGTCAATCGAAAGGGTGTACCACTTGGCAAACCAAGCCGCCAACTTGAAGTTCTCGACCACTGACTACGCGGACTATTGGAAAGGCAGTtgttagctgcc
This is a stretch of genomic DNA from Hevea brasiliensis isolate MT/VB/25A 57/8 chromosome 12, ASM3005281v1, whole genome shotgun sequence. It encodes these proteins:
- the LOC110666558 gene encoding floral homeotic protein DEFICIENS, which produces MGMARGKIQIKRIENSTNRQVTYSKRRNGLFKKANELTVLCDAKVSIIMFSSTGKLHEYVSPSTSTKQMFDQYQKTLGVDIWSSQYEKMNETLKRLKEVNGNLRREIRQRMGECLNDLSFENLRGLEQDMDTALNLIRERKNRVIANQIVTWNKKLRNAEERYRNLLHELEARDHEDPHYGLVDNGSVFGFENEDPRSIFVLRLQSNHPNLHSGAGSDLSTYPLLD